A genome region from Anolis carolinensis isolate JA03-04 chromosome 6, rAnoCar3.1.pri, whole genome shotgun sequence includes the following:
- the slc25a39 gene encoding probable mitochondrial glutathione transporter SLC25A39 isoform X1: protein MAENSSVCMAGITPVQQMLASGTGALFTSLFVTPLDVVKIRLQAQRTPFSKVLSVQSIPWSIQQARWKCFLYCNGLMDHLYVCQNGNGCTAWYKAPTQFTGTLDAFVKIIRHEGIRSLWSGLPPTLVMAVPATVIYFTSYDQLRDFLHSKMDSQRRYIPLVAGAVARLGAVTVISPLELIRTKMQSRQLTYQELRVCIQSAVAQDGWLSLWRGWGPTVLRDVPFSALYWFNYELVKDWLCSQFRLDKATFMTSFAAGAISGTVAAVLTLPFDVVKTQRQIELGNMETVQVNTPRSSSTWLLMQRIRAESGTRGLFAGFMPRVIKVAPACAIMISTYEFGKTFFQKLNRERQLSSL from the exons ATGGCTGAAAATTCATCTGTATGTATGGCGGGCATCACCCCTGTCCAGCAAATGTTGGCATCTGGGACAGGGGCCCTCTTCACCTCTCTGTTTG TTACACCCTTGGATGTAGTAAAGATCCGACTACAGGCTCAAAGGACACCATTCTCCAAAG TGTTGTCAGTACAGTCTATACCGTGGAGCATTCAGCAGGCCAGAT GGAAATGTTTCCTTTACTGCAATGGCCTGATGGACCACTTATATGTGTGTCAGAACGGCAATGGCTGCACTGCCTGGTATAAGGCCCCAACTCAATTCACTGGCACTTTG GATGCTTTTGTGAAGATAATACGCCACGAGGGCATTCGATCCTTATGGAGTGGCCTGCCACCCACCCT AGTGATGGCTGTTCCTGCCACTGTGATCTACTTCACTAGTTATGATCAACTACGTGATTTTTTACATTCTAAGATGGATAGCCAAAGGCGCTACATCCCACTAGTGGCTGGAGCTGTTGCTCGAT TGGGTGCAGTAACTGTGATCAGCCCCTTGGAGCTTATCCGAACAAAGATGCAGTCCCGCCAGCTGACCTACCAAGAGCTGCGTGTGTGCATCCAATCTGCTGTGGCCCAGGATGGATGGCTGTCCCTCTGGAGGGGCTGGGGACCCACAGTATTGCGGGATGTTCCCTTCTCAG CTTTGTACTGGTTTAATTATGAGCTGGTGAAAGATTGGCTTTGTAGTCAATTCCGTCTTGACAAGGCCACCTTCATGACCAGCTTTGCTGCTGGTGCAATTTCCGGGACG GTGGCGGCTGTCCTGACATTGCCCTTTGATGTAGTGAAGACCCAAAGGCAGATTGAGCTGGGAAACATGGAAACAGTTCAAG ttaaCACTCCCAGATCCTCATCTACATGGCTGCTTATGCAGAGAATTCGAGCAGAATCTGGCACCCGAGGACTCTTTGCAG GTTTCATGCCTCGTGTCATCAAAGTGGCCCCAGCCTGTGCAATCATGATCAGCACATATGAATTTGGCAAGACTTTCTTCCAGAAACTGAATCGGGAGCGGCAACTAAGCAGCTTGTGA
- the slc25a39 gene encoding probable mitochondrial glutathione transporter SLC25A39 isoform X2, which translates to MAENSSVCMAGITPVQQMLASGTGALFTSLFVTPLDVVKIRLQAQRTPFSKGKCFLYCNGLMDHLYVCQNGNGCTAWYKAPTQFTGTLDAFVKIIRHEGIRSLWSGLPPTLVMAVPATVIYFTSYDQLRDFLHSKMDSQRRYIPLVAGAVARLGAVTVISPLELIRTKMQSRQLTYQELRVCIQSAVAQDGWLSLWRGWGPTVLRDVPFSALYWFNYELVKDWLCSQFRLDKATFMTSFAAGAISGTVAAVLTLPFDVVKTQRQIELGNMETVQVNTPRSSSTWLLMQRIRAESGTRGLFAGFMPRVIKVAPACAIMISTYEFGKTFFQKLNRERQLSSL; encoded by the exons ATGGCTGAAAATTCATCTGTATGTATGGCGGGCATCACCCCTGTCCAGCAAATGTTGGCATCTGGGACAGGGGCCCTCTTCACCTCTCTGTTTG TTACACCCTTGGATGTAGTAAAGATCCGACTACAGGCTCAAAGGACACCATTCTCCAAAG GGAAATGTTTCCTTTACTGCAATGGCCTGATGGACCACTTATATGTGTGTCAGAACGGCAATGGCTGCACTGCCTGGTATAAGGCCCCAACTCAATTCACTGGCACTTTG GATGCTTTTGTGAAGATAATACGCCACGAGGGCATTCGATCCTTATGGAGTGGCCTGCCACCCACCCT AGTGATGGCTGTTCCTGCCACTGTGATCTACTTCACTAGTTATGATCAACTACGTGATTTTTTACATTCTAAGATGGATAGCCAAAGGCGCTACATCCCACTAGTGGCTGGAGCTGTTGCTCGAT TGGGTGCAGTAACTGTGATCAGCCCCTTGGAGCTTATCCGAACAAAGATGCAGTCCCGCCAGCTGACCTACCAAGAGCTGCGTGTGTGCATCCAATCTGCTGTGGCCCAGGATGGATGGCTGTCCCTCTGGAGGGGCTGGGGACCCACAGTATTGCGGGATGTTCCCTTCTCAG CTTTGTACTGGTTTAATTATGAGCTGGTGAAAGATTGGCTTTGTAGTCAATTCCGTCTTGACAAGGCCACCTTCATGACCAGCTTTGCTGCTGGTGCAATTTCCGGGACG GTGGCGGCTGTCCTGACATTGCCCTTTGATGTAGTGAAGACCCAAAGGCAGATTGAGCTGGGAAACATGGAAACAGTTCAAG ttaaCACTCCCAGATCCTCATCTACATGGCTGCTTATGCAGAGAATTCGAGCAGAATCTGGCACCCGAGGACTCTTTGCAG GTTTCATGCCTCGTGTCATCAAAGTGGCCCCAGCCTGTGCAATCATGATCAGCACATATGAATTTGGCAAGACTTTCTTCCAGAAACTGAATCGGGAGCGGCAACTAAGCAGCTTGTGA